GGGTACATTTCTTCTGCACCATTTCTGGTGACATATTGGGGGCCTGTGGTCACACTAGGACTTTCAGAAGTACCTGTATAACTAGTATGACTTCCTCCTATCTCCACTCACCCCACTACCCGCAGCTCAGAGGTCCTGGGAATCGTGGGAAGAGGGAATTGCAGAGTGAGTCATTATCAAGGTTAAAAGACCCTTCCAGACCTTGAAACTTCAGCCTTCAGCCCTGTCCCTGTATCTCCGTAGGAAGATAGAAGGAATTGTGTTGTCAAAGAGGTGTCACAATGCCCCTGGCCCTATACACATTCTCCCTCCTCAGCATCCCAGTACCCTCCCAAGAGTCCCTGAAAACCTCTGGAGCCCCTGGCCACCAGAAGTTCCATCTCACCACCAAGGAAGGCCTGGTCAAGGATGTCCCAGGTGAGATGACATCACAATGTTGGATCAGGGCAACCCAAGGTCACAAGAAGTTTGATTGGCAGGAAGGAGAATGAaggccccagccccgccctcctGTGTGGCTGGAAACTGGGGTTCTCTTACAAAAGGCTTAGGCACCAGTGACACTGCCCAACTCTTGTTCCTACTGTGGAGCCATCATCGTCTCCTgggggagaagggcaggaggTGGGCCACCATCTACCTCCTCTGGTTCCCGTCTCTCCACTTCCCCAAGACACTTCCTGGACTGTTAGTTTGCACAAGCCCATCTCCAAGGCAAACTTGTGACAAGTAATAACGACAGCTAACGTTGATGTGGTGCTGAAGGGCCAGGCACCTTATGGGGAGTATCTCCTTCAATCATGGTAACCCAAGAGATTCTCTTGCTGTTCCCACTTCATAGATGGTAAAAAGGGACAGCGAATTATAAATTACTGGAAGATCAGGTACCCAGTGGGTGGTAGAACTGGAACTTAAATTCCAGGCCCCCTGCTACATGGACCCCAGAGGAAGCCGAGGCCCGCTGGTGGCCGCCTCACTGACTCCCTGCAGACCCCCTGCCCCATTGGAGGCGAACATGCACTCATAAAGGTTCAGCATGTTTAAAACCTTGGTGGAACTGCTGGACGAGACTGATAATAATGACTCTTGGCTGTTAAATTTCCCATGACTCATCACACCCCCACCACGAGCTGCAGCAGTAGGCCGACTTGTTAGcccccattttgcaaatgaggcaactgaagctcagaaaggctCCGCGACTTGCCCGGGGATGCCTGACCTGTAAGGGCAGAGTCAGGCCCTGAGCTCAGACCTTGAAACTCCAAAGCCCGGGCACGTTTCCAGTACCAGGTGCCCCAGGAGGCGTAACCAGCTGCCTCACCCAGTGCATTTTGCATTTTGACAGGGCACAGGGCCTTCTATGAAAAAGCGAGGTGCTAATGGTGGAACTGTCAGGCATGGGGCTGGGCCAGCAGACGGGCAGGGGGCCTGAAGTGTTGGGGAGGACAGAGAGTCTTCCCTTTCGGGGAAAGGAATGTCATATATGAGGTCTTCTTGCCCTACGCAGAAAGTCCTGCCCTCCAGTCACCCGCTCCCCCATTCTACACCCCAGTGTAAGGGACAGACATGTACAATGTATATCTAAAAGGCCTTAGGGCACTGCCTGCAAGAGGGGCTCACTGAGGGAGGGGGTCCGGTTCCTTGTTTTGTCTCACTCAAAACCCAAGTGAAAATAGGATAGTTGGATtcagaagggagggaaggggctggtggGACCCTCTCCTTGCCCTTTAAGCATCATTGCCCTCCATGGAATGGGAAGATTCGGGCCGCAGGAAGCTGATAGGGGAGACAGGGGTCTTCCTTAAACCTCTAAACTAGTTTTCTCAACCTCGGCGCTTTTGCCATTGTGAGCTGATCATTCTTTGCCgtgagggctgtcctgtgcagtGCGGGATGTTTAACACGATCTCTAGCCTTACCCACTAGGCACCAGGAATATCCCCTGCCAAGCTGTGACCACCAAAACTACCTCcaggcattgccaaatgtcccctgctGTGGGGTGGAATACCCCTGGTTGTGAACCAGTTCTCTAAAACTCACACACATGTACGCAGACTGTGCATTTGACGGGGGAAgactggagaggagaggagatggttAAATGAAACCAGATGTTAACTTGGAAAGTATGCAGTCGGGCCCCACCCTCCCTCCGGTGCTGGGCCCAAGGAGGGGATGGGGTGTTCTCAGCCCTTTGAGGTTAGTCACCCGGAACCTGGCTGGGCCCCTGGAAGGGGCAGGGCAAGGCTGGGGCTGCCTGcgcttcctcctcctgctcctcctccctctcttcttccccatGCTGTCCCTCTGCCCCAGTTACTGTGAAGGCCTTCATCCCTGGATGTGCTGGGGGTCGTGGGTCCCCCACCCAGGGTCCTGAGTGTAGCAGCAGCTGGGGCATGTCTGATGGGGGAcccagggcctgggccagggcagACAGGGAGGGGAGCCCTGCACTAACTTGTCACTGGTCATGCGGCTTCTGCAAGGTTCCTGCACGCCACTCACTAACTATGTGAACTTAGATTCCCTGAGTCTCAGCTTCCCCATTTAAAAGATGGGAGTAACATCTCAAAATGCCTCTTCGGGGCTTTTGCAAAGCTGAGTggctggtgcctggcacatggtagatgcaAAGAGTGTTGCCCTTCCCTCAGTGGGGTCTCTGGTCAGAGCCCCCAACTCTCCTGAAAGCACATGCCTCGGTCCCCCCTCACACCAGCCCCTGAGCCTGAGGTGCAGGATCCAGGTGGCCAAGATGGCTGGGGAGCAGGGGATGGTGGGGAGTGGGGCCTCGGCAGTTCCCTCATCTCTGTGGCTACAGACTGAGCCCTCCAGCAGTGTCAGGAGGACAAGAACCCCACATCCTCAGAATCATGCTTAACACAAAAACACCCGAGCCAACTCTGTGGCCCAGGAAAGGAAAATTCTTCAGGGCCAGGCTTCAGCCTCaacactgaaaataaagaaattgtcACGGACTCTGTAGCCGTGATTCTCACCGCCCTTGGAAAGCATAGGCAATGCCGAGAAAAGTTCTCGGCTGTCACAGCTGCAGGGGGCGAGGGACAGGGTGCTTCTGGTATCTAGTGCGCAGAGGTCAAGGCTGATGCTAAACATCCTtcgatgcacaggacagccccacaacaaagaattatccagcccaagaTGTCAAAGGGGCCGAGGCCGAGGAGCCCTGCTCCACCGGGCTTCATATCTGTGTTCAGAAGCGCAGTGTCTTTGTTATGTGCACACCCAGAGCCTGGTGTACAAGAGGCGCTCAGGAGTAGCTTTGCATGAATGAATGTAGCCACTAATGTCACATCCTCTGCTGTGCTCAGAGGTAATTCATAGAATAAACCTCACACTTCCCAGTGTGTCATCCCATCTGTGCAGGGGCCAAAGAGCCAGAACCAAAATCCAGCATTCAGAACCCCACAGCATCCCTGTCACACTGGGACGTGGAGCTGCCTCTCTCACCAGcgagcctggggcctggggaggggccgcCTTGGCTGCTCACCTGCTGCCCAGCACACCTGGCAAGGGCTTAGCAAGGTGACAGAAATGAACGGCGGACCCTGTCTCCACAGTGCTGTGGACACAGGACATATCACGGAAAACAGGGTGTGGAACCCAGCACAGGTCTGGGTTCAAATCACAGCCTGACTCCCTCTTAGCCTAAACGTGGGAATAACCTCCTTACGTCAGTTTTCTCAATTACAAATGGGGCTAATAACACCTTCCTTAAAAGGTTAATGTGAGGATCAGCACATAGTCCACTTAGAGTTTGGCGATGTGCTCAGAAATCATGGTGAAAAACGATCGTTGACTCTCACTGTCATGACCTCGTTTCCAGTGTTTGCCCCTCTGCTTGTAATCTGCAACCCAAGGCTGAGCTTGGAAGAGTCTGGAAGGGCTACTGAATGCTCGTTCACCCCTGTCTCCAGCTTGGCTGTGTGCCAGCGCTGGGTTAGGCCCCAGGGACACAGAGGTGAATAGGATGTGGTCCTGACCTCTGGGAGTCGTTTGGGCTGTTGGGACATTAACAAGAGCCCAGAAGAACCATGATTTGGGATTAAGATGAGGCCAGCACAGCACTGAGGGCACAAAATACTTCTGAGGAAGCACTCAAGGTGCCCTTGCACGAGTCTGAGTGTGAGCACCTCCTTAAAATGCACACCCTGGCCTTACCCTAGTCTGAGCCCAGGGAAGGACCACATCCCAAGAGGAGTGCCTGAAGGCACAGAGGAGGGTGAGATGGGGGCAGAGGCTGCAGCAccagaggcttcctggaggaggtgtcaaGAGAGCTGCTGACTAGGAAGAATTTTGAAGTGCAGGTCTGAGGGCACAAGTATGTTGGTAGGAGCCTATGGGAGCAGAGGCTGCCCTGGAGAAAAGCCCCAGGCAGGTCTGAGTTGGGCAAAGAGTTTGTAAATTAAACGCACAGGAGCCTAGCATTATGACTTGAGAACAggggatttcttttttaagatggcaggggttcaactcccagtaacTCTGCTGCAAGGGGTTCCCTCCCAGTTTCTCAGGGACTGCAAGGCTCAGCAGGGACAAAATGGACCCCCCTGACAGACATAGCCTGGGGGGAGTGGGACAGAGCCACCTGACACTCAGGCATCTCACCCTTTGGGTTGTACTGTCACGGCTATGAAGACCCCCTAGTGAAAGGACAGCCAGCAGCTGGGACGCGGCATGGGGGTTCACAGGTGAGGAAGACTATTTGGTCACAGGTTGGTGGAGAAGGGCGGTGACAGAGGAGCAAATGAACATCAGTACAATGTGATAAAGGGGCATGGGGGACTCCTAGGAGGCTGGACCTCCACACCACATCAACCAAGAGTGTTTACGGGTGATGGGTGGCGGACACTCTGTAACAATGACATAGGTTCCAAAATAGAATGGGCTGGCTGGTTGGAAGGCGAGCGACCTCTTACTAGAATCCAGCTCTGTtgaaccaatatttattgagtactcacTCACTCAATGCTTTGGTCTGgagtaaaagaagaaataggaGTTTGGAGGCTGTTATGTCAAGGGTAAGGGTGGGAGAGTACTGCTCTTAAGGAGCTCAGGGCTGAAAGGGAAAGACAGTTTTcctgatgggagggagggagggcaggctgggctgggggagcagcCTAAACAAAGGCAGTGGAGGCCTGGAAAGACCGGTATGACCAGGAGGTAACAGGCAGACCATATGGCTAGAACACAGGGACGGGGAAGCCCTGTCCTTAAAGGTTTGCCTTCCAGGTTGGGGTCCATGGCCTTTATTTTCTGGGCAGCAGAGAGCAAAAGATGCTTTGAGGACAGCCATGTGATCTGGCCCTTAATATAGAAAGATTAATTCTGTGTGAGTATGAGCCACAGGCTGAAAAGGCAAGAGATTAGGCAGGAAGATTTGGTAGAAAGCTGGAGTACCTGTAGGGGAGAGAGGATGGGGGCCTGATGGAGTGGTGGAGCGGATGATGAGGAGGACATTGATGGATGGACCAGATGTAGGGGGAAGGGGCAGTGGGGGTGTTGAGATGACCCCCAGGTCCCAGCCTCTGGGCTGGCAGGTGTCTCCAAGAAGCACACTGAGGTCTGCCGAAGTAGATGTCAAGTCAGTGGACCTTGAAGGCCTTCCCCTGTCCGGAGGTGTCTGGCTCCACGGCCAGCAGAGCTGGGCTCCAGGTAGCTCTGCGGGCTTCTGACCagtgcccccttcccctccctcctgccccagttCCCACAGTCAAAGTCCCAGTGTCCGACGCCCCAGCAGCTCTCCCCTATCTTTCCTTCATCCCAGGACTCACAGAAACAGTCAGGACCCAGCCATGGGCCAAAGCCACCATCAGGCCAAAAGGTGAAAGCTCCACACCGTCTCCTGTCCCTGTCGTGGAAGCAGGATCGTGAGCAGACTCTGGCGGTGGCCTATGTGCCGGTGGTGGTGGACCCAAGGGGGCAGAACCCGGACAAGCTCAGGTTCAATTTCTACACCTCCCAGTACTCCAACTCCCTGAACCCCTTCTACACCTTGCAGAAGCCCACCTGTGGCTACCTGTACCGCCGGGACACTGACCATACCCGCAAGCGCCTCGACGTGCCTCCTGCCAACCTGGTCTTGTGGCGCTCGTAGGCCTGTGCCAGTCGGAAGCTCTCCATCCTGCACCCTCACCCTGACGATCTCAGGCcccagggggaggggctgctcaCTCTCAGAGGAGCAGAAAGTGCTCAGGCTCCGATGGCTATGCCCTGGCCACCATCAACAATGGCAAAAGGAGGTCTTGCTTCTCAGCAACAATTAAAAGTTTGTCCTTCCTTTCTCTGGCATCTGAATGGGTGGCTGTGGAGGGGTAAACTGAGGCCTCAGGGGTGTTGGACAGCAAGGTTATGTCCAGGAGCCTGAGACTTGGAAGGACTTgattctcatccccttcccccaaAAGTAACCCCAACTCCCTGTGCCCCCAGAGCCTGAGTCCCAAGCAAAACCCATAATGGCCACACCAACAGTGGTTCAGGTTTGGCAACCCCTCCAACAACAACTGACCATGACCTAGGGTTGGAGCAGACACTAGAGACTGGTAGAGTATTTCAGGGAGCAGACCTGGTCTCCAGGGGGCTTCCTCTCCAGCCCCAGTTTTGCATAAAACTGCCTCTTCTGATTTGTGGTTTGTTGGTGAGGGATGGATTTCTCACCTTAAGTGTCTCCTCTGGCCCAGCAGAGCTGACGCTAAGGTTAGTTAGGCTCCTGGACCATGGTTGACAGAGAAGGGGGATGAAGGCAGAGGGCACCTGACTCATAGCAGCGGTCTGAGTGAGTCCCTGGTCACGGCCATCCAGGGGTGGATCCAATGGTGGGCTGGCACCAGCTCAGTCTGGCCTGTGAGAGCCGACTGTTGAGCATCTCCTAACTCCACAACCAGTGACTTCACcctggtagcttgaaattggccacggTGAGAGTATTTACACCACGGAAACTGGCAAACGCCTACAAattagggtttctttttttttttccccagagagccagtggttaaatatttaccagcacaccactgggtggtttcatttctaggaatcaCATCTCATTCTAGGAGAAGCAGTATATGCCTGGTGATCCTTGGCTGGAAGCAGGCCATTTAGCATCTGGACCAGTTCTGTCCTGCCTGGATGTTGGCGTTTACGTAGCCAGTGTGGGAAGGAGCTGggttggtgggggttggggagtggaGGGTCTCTTCATATTCAGACTTTCCCCCAACTTCCCAGTTTCCAGAGAAGCCCTTCTCTCTTCCTGAGATATACCTAGAGGCTAGGACTTCTCCAGTTCAAATCTCCAGAACAACATTCCACCAGGGTCAGAAGGGGATAGACACCTGGAGGCGTCTGTTCTGCCCACCCTGTCCTGCACCCCAGCCCTCAGGGCACCCTCTGCAACCACCTCCCTAGCCTCCGGAGTCCTGTGGCAGGAATAGGCCTTGTGTGTGTTCCAACCTCCACATCCTCCCTCTCTTTGAAAGCACTTAGGTTTCAACTTTCCGCTCACTGATAAGACACCACTCATCCATCCGCTTTCTGTGTCCAAAATTTTATTAGAACCTCTCATctgctgtcttctctctcttggtCTCTGTGGATTTGCAGCTTTAAAGTTTACTGCCATTTTAGTGGGCTTTTGAAAAGAGGCAGCGATAAATGCCAGTCTTCAGTCTACATACGACCCAAAGTTCTACCTCCAGTCAGCCATCCAGCAGACACTGGTTGAACACCTAGTGCGGGCTGGGTCCCTGGGCTGCAAAGATGAACAGGAACCATCTCTGCCCTCCCAGACCTGACAGCCTCTCGGGGTCGGGTGCGGCAGCATCTTTACTCCCCTGACTGacgcctcctcctctctcctggagAAGGCCTCCCCCTTGAGGTTCACCTTGGTAGAGCAGCCTCCATGGAAGCTTCCAGAAAACCTTTAGAGAAGCTGGCCCAGGTGCTGCGTGGGTCTGGGTCAGGGAGTCCCAGGAGGCTTTCCGGGCATGGCTTCCAcctctgcaccccaccccacctgctcCCTCTTCCGGGCATAATTCAGCCCAGTGGATCCTCTCTGCCTGGCCTGGCATCTATCCCAGGACAGGCTCCTACAGACAGAGCAgcggtggtggtgggggagccCACAGACCTCTCTCACGTGTCCACTGCATGGGCCGCCCACTCCACCTCTCTGTAGCCCTCCTGTGTATTCGCCTCTTCCTGTGGATGCCTTGTTATGGACCCCAGTCCCCTCTGACTTGGCATCTATGTCTCTGGGGGAAGGATGGAGGGACTGCCAGAGGTCACTAGAGATGGAGAGGCTGGGCTCTGGGACTGGGAAGCCGTGGGATTCTGTTTCCACCTGCGCTGGAGATGGGGCTACAGCCCCACGACCGATGGGAGCCAGCTCGCTGTCAGTGGGACTGTTCAGGCAGAAGGGCCACAGGGGAAGGCACTGGATTGAGGGGCTTAGAGGGTCCTCTGGCTCCATCCAGGCTTTCCCCAGAGATGTCAAGACTCAGGCTAAAAGCAAGGTGATGCGGTGGAAAAACGTTGGTACCATCCCTTAAAATTCTTgtgaacctcagaatgtgattttTCTGCCCATAGAAATAATGACGTCCGCTCCCCAGGGCTGTTGCGAGCCTATTCACCAAGCTTAACATGGGGCCTTGAACACCGTGGATGTTTGATGATAACTCCATCCTACTTTAGGTTTCTTTAATCCTTTCTTTAATCATGCACACATTAATTCAGTCAGTAATATTTTATTGCACTCAAGCCCCTGTCAGTCTCAGGGGCAGTTACTCTCAGAAGGGTAATTGCAgtggcgggagggtatagctcaagtagcagaatgcatgcttagcatgcacaaggtcctgggttcaatcaccagtacctcctccaaaaaataaataaataactaaacctaattaccactctccccaaataaataaataaataaatgttttaaaaagttaaaaataaaaggtaattgAGGAGAGTTTAATGAGAGGACTGTTCACAGAGAAGCGGGCATATTTAAGGGGCTTGAGGGTGTGCCCAGAGGGTAGAAGGCAGGAGCTTTGTCACAGGAGGCTAGAGAGGGCTCTGGCAGGAGCTGCAGCTGAGGGTCGAAGAAGGCaaccagggcccagggcccatcGTTGAcccagccagggagggagggggacaaacacccagcctctctctcttccctccttccagtCTCCTTCAGTGCTTCTCAATGGATGAACCCAACTGAAGCCAGAGGGCCAGGGTGCCCAGGTGATCCAGTCCACAGAGGTCAGCCTCCTGGGGCTCAGAGCAGACAGAGGAAGATGGAGAATGAGTGGGGAAGGGGCAAACAGAATAACCAGCACACGACCGTGGAATCGTGGTACTAGGGGTTGGGATGCTGCAAGAGAGAGATAGACAGTGGCCTCTACAGGGGAGCTGCTGGGCTCCTGAGGGTAGGCTGGCATCAAACAGCTGCttataatttcagaaataaatgagTGTTTTATGTCTATGTTATTATAGAAGTGTGACCGTCATAGACCATAAGGTGACCTCCAATGATTCCCACCTCCTGTTGCTCGCGTCTCTGTGTTAGCCTCTCGCGCTGAGTGTGGCAGAGACCTGAAGCTTACTACCCCACcgaatatggcaaaggtgatgggTGTGACTCCCTGATTTAGGCTGCATTGTATAGGATTCCATTTTAGCAGATGGGAGAGAGAGTCTCCCCATTGGTTTGACAAAATAAGCAGCCGTGTTGAGGAGCCCATGTAACAAGGAACTGTAGGCAGCTTCTAGAAACTTGAGGCAGCCTCTGGGACCTGAGAGTGCCCTCCAGATGATATCTAGCAAAAAGCCAGGGCTGTCGGTCCTATAGCCACATGGAATGAATTCTGCCAATGACGTGAATGAGGTGCAGGTGGATCcctccccagtcaagccttcagatgagaacACAACCCAGATGACACCTTGATTacagccttgtgagaccctggCCAGAGGACCCAGTAAAGCCGTGCTTGGTGGACTCCTGGTTCTCAGaagctgtgagataataaatatacaCAGTGTTAAGCTGCTGactctgtggtactttgttatataatataaaaagctAATATAACTCATAAGCCAGATGTCAGCATGCTGAGGCTGGAAGGGTGAATTCTGTAGAGATtcagaaggcttcacagaggagggggATTTTGTACTAACATGTGAAGAGTGAGGAGGATGTAAGTAGGGAAAGATGAGTAGCCACCTTCTCCACTACCCCTTCATTTCAAACCGTGGGCCTGAGGGAGCTCTGCAAGGACATGGATTCCAGCCTGGGCCCCAAGCAAGTTCAGTGGAGGAGCCCACCCTGCCCCCCTgacaaaaaaaaatgctctggAGAACTTGATCAAAGCAGGCAGACCCcagtctctccccaccccaaccctgcaaTGTATCTTAAATTGATCCCCTAAGGTGAAAGAGAGGTGAAACactcccatttctttttttcaaaaataactaTCTGCTGGTTATGTAAATAATGTATGTTTATTATGAAtcgttttttaaaatacagatttttttttaaagcaaagatcTAAAAAATCACTGGTGATCCCATGACTCAGAGATGAGCCTGTTAACATTTTCGTTGTTTCCTTCTGGTCACAGGTACCAAATACACAAGTGACAGGGACAACAGTGTTAATGTCATCCTCGTCTCAGTCTTTCTCTGGTCTTCTAAGAAGCATCCTTAGCTCTGGGCCCTTTGAATGAACTTTCTCAGGATAATGGGCAAAAAGAGTTGCAAGAAGACCAACCAGTAGTTTCTgtgatggaaaggaagaaaagtgcTCTCAGGGGAAGGCCAGATCTGGCCCAGAGCACacatctccccaccccagccccacccctggtTATATGTGGCAGATGCCACAAAAGGAATGGTCAGAGAAGCAGCCCACCCAGTCTCCTCTAGTTCTCAGGACCTCTTTGTCTCATTCCATCTGGAGCTGAGATCCCTCCCTAGGTATAGCAGCGTTCTGCTTCCGGTGGTTCCCATGTGCCCTGAGCTGCTGAAAGGAGTTGTCCTCCTGTGGAAGGGATGCTGGGGCTGAGCAGTGTCTAGTGAGACAGACCCCATCACTCTGGGCTCCTCCATCTGCAAAGCTAGGAGGCACAGCCTGTGGATACAGAGAACTTGGCCCTGGTGGCTGGAAGGCGGTGACTGCCCTTCCTCGACAGAGCTGGACCATCTCTCCAAGCTGACCTTCTCCAGGTCCTGGTCCTCTCTCTGTTCAGCTCTCAGGATACCCTCCTAGATGGGTAGCCTGACACTTTTCTCACAAAATTGCATAAGAATCACCAACTTACTGAGGCCTCTATCCTCAAACTGTATCTGAGGGttcaagtttgctttttttttaagtaaataggggtttatttttcaaacataacCAGGACTGTGGGTTGAGGCATTGGTTATTGCCATGGGTTGAGCAGTTCAACAATGATGGCTGCCATCTCTGGTATTCTCGGCCCTTTCCTCTGCTTGAaacctcatggtcacaagatggctgctacATTCCAGGCATTGCATCCACATTCAAGGGCAAAAGTAGGAAAGGGCAGCACCAGTTGCATCTTTTATCACTTTTATCAAGAAAGCAAAGCTTCCCCAGAAAATCACACAGAACTTCACTTACATTTCTTTGTCCAGAACCATGTCATGTGGCCACCACAAGCTGCAAGAGAGGCTAGGAAAacaattttcttgcttttctagCCTCTCTTTCATAGAGGCAGACAAGGGGGCAGAGAGCTGGGAATGGAGTTGGATCTAATAAGGTGTTAATGAAGGCTTCTGCCATCTCTACAGCCTGACCGCAGCTGGAGAGTTCCCTGTGTGAGACAGGTCGATGTCTGTCCCCACACAGGTCTTCTAACAGTCCAGGGCCTGCAGTGAGTGGGGCTAAAGGGACAAGAGGCTCTAACCTAGGGACATTGCTGTGCCCAAGATGTAATATAACAGCACCTGGTTCTAAAGTCAACAGCATGCCAGACCTGCAGATGTAATggatacaaaagaatgaaataactaaTGTGGGACTCTTCCTCGATATCAGCGCCTGCTCTAGATGCTTTTCATAGATTAGTATCAATTCAGTTAACCCTCttaacagccctgtgaggtgggcgccattatctccattttaaggatgagaaaactgaggcccagagatatTAAGGTACTTGCTTAAGGTCACCCAGCCAGTAGTGTGAGTAAGAAATAAACTTGTGTTGCTTTAGGCCACAGAGATTTTTGAGTGGCTAGTTACTATGCATAACCTGGCCAACTGTGAGGTGCGTATGTATGTACTCTGCTATCTAATATACAGATTGTATAACATACTTATACAAGTGAATTTATATGTgatgatatatttatattatataatttatataaataggagtatatttatatacatacatgtatattaaaaaatcttCCAGAGTATTCACTCTCAAGAAAAAGTACTTCACGGCCTGGAGTAAAGAACCCTGTC
This genomic window from Camelus bactrianus isolate YW-2024 breed Bactrian camel chromosome 20, ASM4877302v1, whole genome shotgun sequence contains:
- the CIMIP3 gene encoding ciliary microtubule inner protein 3 isoform X2 produces the protein MDTLTPGIKLKETKAELIWRDEPKGPELLVTSSDSQKQSGPSHGPKPPSGQKVKAPHRLLSLSWKQDREQTLAVAYVPVVVDPRGQNPDKLRFNFYTSQYSNSLNPFYTLQKPTCGYLYRRDTDHTRKRLDVPPANLVLWRS
- the CIMIP3 gene encoding ciliary microtubule inner protein 3 isoform X1 codes for the protein MDTLTPGIKLKETKAELIWRDEPKGPELLVTSSIHAGVGLLDHMDSQKQSGPSHGPKPPSGQKVKAPHRLLSLSWKQDREQTLAVAYVPVVVDPRGQNPDKLRFNFYTSQYSNSLNPFYTLQKPTCGYLYRRDTDHTRKRLDVPPANLVLWRS
- the CIMIP3 gene encoding ciliary microtubule inner protein 3 isoform X3 gives rise to the protein MEKRRLQTTSTHTPGPVSSLLGIGPKETITQDSQKQSGPSHGPKPPSGQKVKAPHRLLSLSWKQDREQTLAVAYVPVVVDPRGQNPDKLRFNFYTSQYSNSLNPFYTLQKPTCGYLYRRDTDHTRKRLDVPPANLVLWRS